A region of Dioscorea cayenensis subsp. rotundata cultivar TDr96_F1 chromosome 5, TDr96_F1_v2_PseudoChromosome.rev07_lg8_w22 25.fasta, whole genome shotgun sequence DNA encodes the following proteins:
- the LOC120260655 gene encoding uncharacterized protein LOC120260655, protein MKTIYPKGKGRIHPSPAPPSNGAGDAMAILRILPATILTMIAVLSNEDKEVMAYLVARSVSGAGLGEERPRRKGVHPPALDCGCFVCYTSFWSRWDRSPQREVIHQAIEAFEEHLAASERAAGGSARSRRKDRREKGKKGKGKEIKTVEDEKRVVEEHVNVGDGDGVGSTSVEEGKETEMEDGVGEVEEGMESTAAMAVVPVVAGDKRKDWADVMGSVVSRLWSLWSPGD, encoded by the coding sequence ATGAAGACCATTTACCCTAAAGGGAAGGGCAGGATACACCCCTCCCCGGCGCCGCCGTCCAACGGCGCCGGCGATGCTATGGCGATATTAAGGATCTTGCCCGCTACTATACTGACGATGATTGCGGTGCTGAGTAACGAGGACAAGGAGGTGATGGCGTACCTGGTGGCGAGGTCTGTAAGTGGTGCTGGGCTGGGAGAGGAGCGGCCGCGGCGGAAGGGGGTTCATCCTCCGGCGCTTGATTGTGGCTGCTTCGTTTGCTACACTAGCTTTTGGTCACGATGGGACCGATCGCCCCAGCGCGAGGTCATTCACCAGGCGATAGAGGCGTTTGAGGAGCATCTTGCGGCGTCTGAGCGGGCGGCCGGTGGTAGTGCGCGGTCTCGACGGAAGGATCGTCGTGAGAAGGGGAAGAAGGGGAAGGGGAAGGAGATCAAGACGGTGGAGGACGAAAAGAGGGTTGTTGAAGAGCATGTGAACGTTGGGGATGGCGATGGTGTTGGCAGTACATCGGTAGAGGAGGGGAAAGAAACAGAGATGGAGGACGGAGTGGGCGAGGTGGAGGAGGGGATGGAAAGCACGGCGGCGATGGCGGTGGTGCCGGTGGTGGCCGGAGATAAGAGAAAGGATTGGGCGGACGTGATGGGAAGTGTTGTTTCTCGTTTATGGAGTCTTTGGAGTCCGGGTGACTGA
- the LOC120261822 gene encoding probable methyltransferase At1g27930: MVMMRSFPERPWFILLTAAFLICGAMMISTVLRPSIPSLCPIPPASSDLRPAILHYATSSIVPQQSLSEIRLSFDVLRSISPCNFLVFGLGHDSIMWTSFNPSGTTVFLEEDPKWTQSVLQSAPDLTAHTVRYPTHLSDADHLLQSYKSEPSCLPPHAYLKDNHRCPLALADLPSSIYDREWDLIMIDAPRGYFNEAPGRMGAIWSAAVMARSRTRPGDTHVFLHDVDRKVEKTFAMEFLCKKYLVGGTGRIWHFKIPPAKNHTSATQFC; this comes from the coding sequence ATGGTGATGATGAGGTCGTTCCCGGAACGGCCATGGTTCATCCTCCTCACGGCGGCGTTCCTCATCTGCGGCGCCATGATGATCTCCACCGTCCTCCGCCCTTCAATCCCATCACTCTGCCCCATCCCTCCCGCTAGCTCCGATCTCCGTCCAGCCATCCTCCACTACGCCACATCCTCAATCGTTCCCCAACAATCACTCTCCGAGATCCGTCTCTCCTTCGACGTCCTTCGATCCATCTCTCCCTGCAACTTCCTCGTCTTCGGCCTCGGCCATGACTCCATCATGTGGACCTCCTTCAACCCCTCCGGCACCACTGTCTTTCTCGAAGAAGACCCCAAATGGACCCAATCCGTCCTCCAATCCGCCCCCGATCTCACCGCCCACACCGTCCGTTACCCCACCCATCTCTCCGACGCCGATCATCTCCTCCAGAGCTACAAATCCGAGCCCTCATGCCTCCCTCCGCACGCTTATCTCAAGGACAATCATCGCTGCCCGTTGGCCCTCGCCGACCTCCCAAGCTCGATCTACGATCGCGAATGGGATTTGATCATGATTGACGCTCCACGAGGCTACTTCAACGAGGCACCCGGCCGGATGGGAGCGATCTGGTCCGCCGCCGTGATGGCCCGCTCCAGGACTCGTCCCGGTGACACCCATGTCTTCCTTCACGACGTCGATCGCAAGGTCGAGAAGACGTTCGCCATGGAATTCCTTTGCAAGAAGTACTTGGTCGGCGGCACCGGAAGAATCTGGCATTTCAAAATCCCTCCGGCTAAGAACCATACCTCTGCCACCCAGTTTTGTTGA
- the LOC120262044 gene encoding uncharacterized protein LOC120262044: MSGLSLGVAPPSDHVQTEEIKPSSSNQKQPTVMSGVMGSLRVIELQLVAFIMVFSASGLVPFLDLIFPAFASGYILLISRLAFPAVRSRSNGGREIFNGGKLFRGYVVMGTTVGLFLPLAYVLGGFARGDDHAVRSATPHLYLLSFQILTENIISGLEIFSPPVRAMVPLLYTVRRIFVVLDWLYDVCLNKTLPATATFQDVAWMWFGRVLAMANMIYFCINLFGFLLPQFLPRAFEKYFKERDEISAKMAEDKRASAPNIHGGSQDHEANKSHETKKSD; encoded by the exons ATGTCAGGTCTATCCCTTGGTGTAGCTCCACCGTCCGATCATGTTCAGACGGAGGAGATCAAGCCATCATCATCAAACCAGAAGCAACCAACGGTGATGAGCGGTGTGATGGGATCCCTCCGTGTGATTGAGCTCCAACTTGTGGCCTTCATCATGGTCTTCTCCGCAAGCGGGCTAGTCCCATTCCTGGATCTCATATTTCCAGCCTTCGCCTCGGGATACATCCTCCTTATATCCCGTCTAGCCTTCCCGGCCGTCCGATCCAGATCGAACGGCGGGAGGGAAATCTTCAATGGTGGTAAGTTGTTCCGCGGCTACGTGGTAATGGGGACCACTGTTGGATTGTTCCTCCCGCTGGCATACGTTTTGGGAGGGTTCGCCCGCGGGGATGATCATGCAGTGCGGTCTGCTACTCCGCACCTTTATTTGTTATCGTTTCAGATACTAACGGAGAACATAATAAGTGGGCTGGAGATATTCTCACCGCCGGTGAGGGCAATGGTCCCGTTGTTATACACAGTGAGAAGGATTTTTGTGGTTTTGGATTGGTTGTATGATGTTTGTCTTAACAAGACTTTGCCCGCCACCGCCACCTttcag gatgTAGCGTGGATGTGGTTTGGAAGGGTGTTAGCCATGGCGAACATGATATACTTTTGCATCAACCTGTTTGGGTTTCTACTGCCCCAGTTTCTCCCAAGGGCTTTTGAGAAGTACTTCAAGGAAAGGGATGAGATCTCTGCAAAGATGGCTGAAGACAAAAGGGCTAGTGCCCCAAATATTCATGGTGGCAGTCAGGATCATGAAGCTAATAAGTCACATGAGACTAAGAAATCTGACTGA
- the LOC120260436 gene encoding protein COBRA-like, producing the protein MEKKMRKSQCVVSKSIAKNLLFLFVPLLCFSIVSSYDSLDPYGNITITWDIMSWTPDGYVAVVNISNEQQFRPVSEPGWKLGWTWERQEVIWIMVGAQSITQGDCSRFKGIIPHSCERSPTIVDLLPGTPYNDQISGCCRDGVLAPMGFGDPYLSTAGFQLTVGAAGNTNKTVRVPKNFTFGVEGGGYTCGPAKIMRPTRFFTPDGRRVTQALMTWKVVCTYSAFLVKKPVCCVSLSSADHRLSSSCKDCACGCRNASMACTGKGGAEKACAFAFSCEMHQPQLSS; encoded by the exons atggagaagaagatgaggaaaTCTCAATGTGTTGTTTCAAAATCCATTGCTAAGAAccttttgtttctctttgtCCCTCTTCTGTGCTTTTCCATTGTTTCTTCATATGATTCTCTTGATCCATATGGAAACATCACCATTACATGGGATATTATGAGTTGGACTCCTGATGGTTATGTT GCGGTGGTGAACATCAGCAACGAGCAACAGTTCCGTCCGGTGTCGGAGCCGGGATGGAAGCTCGGCTGGACATGGGAACGCCAGGAAGTCATCTGGATCATGGTCGGAGCTCAGTCCATCACCCAGGGCGACTGCTCCCGTTTTAAAGGCATCATCCCTCACTCCTGCGAACGTAGCCCAACCATCGTAGACCTCCTCCCTGGAACTCCGTACAACGACCAAATTTCCGGATGCTGCCGCGATGGCGTGCTCGCGCCCATGGGCTTCGGCGATCCATATCTCTCCACTGCCGGGTTCCAGCTCACAGTTGGCGCTGCCGGTAATACCAATAAGACTGTGCGGGTGCCCAAGAATTTTACTTTTGGGGTGGAAGGGGGAGGATATACCTGTGGACCTGCTAAAATTATGAGGCCTACTCGGTTCTTCACCCCGGATGGGAGGAGAGTGACCCAAGCGCTGA TGACATGGAAGGTTGTGTGCACATACTCAGCCTTCTTAGTAAAGAAGCCAGTGTGTTGTGTGTCATTGTCGTCAGCCGATCACCGTTTGTCTTCCTCATGCAAGGATTGTGCTTGTGGTTGTCGGAATGCATCTATGGCCTGTACAGG GAAAGGAGGTGCAGAAAAGGCTTGCGCATTTGCCTTCAGCTGTGAAATGCACCAACCACAATTGTCCAGTTAA
- the LOC120261821 gene encoding glucuronoxylan 4-O-methyltransferase 1-like yields MKIPTKNLILTLFFILSTVCLIRLFRITLNIFSYSQHPPLLNTLMHQNTTLPDRIPHMSQRFAKYRSSSEEEPLNHKQYHLISDVISHRAPCNLLIFGLKAQLLDISKLNKGGTTIFLEDDAQKLRNRTLKTNAVQVYSVEYQDKASEAFELLKHAREHPECKPKARKLRESQCKLALTNLPNEIYRRRWDVVVIDGPRGDQPEAPGRMRAIYTAGMLARSGNSTDVFVHDTNHMIEKWYSREFLCQENLVSSKGNLWHFQGKGGLSSASFCEGNASAMSRNS; encoded by the coding sequence ATGAAAATCCCCACAAAGAATCTCATACTAAccctcttcttcattctctcaACCGTATGCCTCATCAGACTCTTCAGAATCACACTCAACATTTTCTCCTATTCTCAGCATCCACCACTTCTGAACACACTGATGCATCAAAACACTACATTGCCAGACCGCATTCCACACATGTCCCAAAGGTTTGCAAAGTATAGGAGCTCTTCTGAAGAAGAGCCCCTCAACCACAAACAATATCATCTTATTTCAGACGTCATTTCACACAGAGCTCCTtgcaacctcctcatatttggACTAAAAGCTCAACTCCTTGACATTTCCAAGCTAAACAAAGGAGGCACCACTATCTTCCTTGAAGATGATGCTCAAAAACTCAGAAACCGAACCCTGAAAACCAATGCTGTACAAGTCTACAGTGTGGAGTACCAGGATAAAGCAAGTGAAGCATTTGAGCTGCTTAAGCATGCTAGAGAACACCCTGAGTGCAAACCAAAGGCCAGAAAACTTCGTGAATCACAATGCAAGCTAGCACTGACTAACTTGCCAAATGAAATATACAGGAGAAGATGGGATGTGGTGGTGATTGATGGACCAAGAGGAGACCAGCCAGAGGCACCAGGAAGAATGAGAGCAATATACACAGCAGGTATGCTTGCTAGATCTGGAAATTCAACAGATGTTTTTGTTCATGATACAAACCATATGATTGAGAAGTGGTATTCAAGGGAGTTTCTTTGTCAAGAAAATCTGGTTTCATCCAAAGGAAACCTATGGCATTTTCAAGGAAAAGGTGGTTTAAGCTCGGCTAGCTTTTGCGAGGGCAATGCTTCAGCCATGAGTAggaattcataa